One Oncorhynchus masou masou isolate Uvic2021 chromosome 18, UVic_Omas_1.1, whole genome shotgun sequence DNA window includes the following coding sequences:
- the LOC135504074 gene encoding transcription initiation factor TFIID subunit 8-like: MADPAVMAGGFSAVVGRSGGGKATSSPAENYQLARRRTLQVVVSSLLTECGFESAEKAAVESLTEMIQSYISEVGRCAKAYCEHTARITPTLSDTVVTLIEMGFNVNTLPVYAKRSQRMVITAPPVTNAPVIPKALIAGQKRTHPSHIPSHFPEFPDPHTYIKTPTFREPVSDYQVVREKAASQRRDVERALTRFMAKTGETQSLFKDDITAFPLIAARPSSIPYLSALLPSELELQTLEETDSSEQDDQTDSENTPCNNLNDDPGADKENSMLPPGGVVPSVKASEENMIDNPYLRPVKKPKVRRKK, encoded by the exons ATGGCAGACCCTGCGGTGATGGCGGGTGGATTCAGTGCTGTAGTAGgg CGTTCAGGGGGTGGTAAGGCGACGTCCAGTCCGGCAGAGAACTACCAGCTTGCCCGGCGTCGCACCCTCCAAGTGGTGGTGAGCTCGCTGCTGACAGAGTGTGGGTTCGAAAGCGCAGAGAAGGCGGCCGTGGAATCACTCACGGAGATGATCCAGAGCT ACATATCTGAAGTGGGACGTTGTGCCAAGGCGTACTGTGAACACACAGCCAGAATCACACCCACCCTTTCTGACACTGTGGTCACACTCATTGAAATGG GTTTCAATGTGAACACTTTGCCAGTGTATGCCAAGAGATCACAGAGGATGGTTATAACTGCCC CTCCAGTAACAAATGCTCCTGTGATCCCGAAAGCCTTGATCGCTGGACAGAAACGCACTCATCCCTCCCACATACCCAGCCACTTCCCTGAGTTCCCTGATCCCCACACCTACATCAAAACTCCA ACGTTTCGGGAGCCTGTGTCAGATTACCAGGTGGTGCGAGAGAAGGCAGCCTCTCAGAGGAGAGACGTGGAGCGAGCTCTCACACGCTTCATGGCCAAGACCGGAGAAACACAGAGCCTTTTCAAGGATGACATCACTGCCTTTCCTT TGATCGCAGCGCGGCCCAGCTCCATCCCATATCTCAGTGCACTACTGCCTTCAGAACTGGAGCTGCAGACTTTGGAGGAGACGGACTCCTCTGAACAGGATGACCAGACCGACAGCGAGAACACGCCATGCAACAACCTCAAT GATGATCCTGGAGCTGATAAGGAGAATTCCATGCTGCCCCCTGGGGGTGTGGTTCCCTCAGTGAAGGCCAGTGAAGAAAACATGATTGACAATCCATACCTGAGGCCGGTCAAGAAACCCAAAGTGAGGAGGAAGAAGTGA
- the LOC135504092 gene encoding G0/G1 switch protein 2-like yields METMNEIIPFAKEILSQRPSRGMMKVYLLGSTLALFGVVGGLVESVCMPFCDQEPLDEEMIKLITEEKKRQMLEPEIITDEPDVVDELQTEIDAKKPLESRQRRASIRSHAC; encoded by the coding sequence ATGGAGACTATGAACGAGATCATTCCTTTCGCTAAAGAGATCCTGAGCCAGAGGCCCAGTCGGGGCATGATGAAGGTGTACCTGCTGGGTTCTACCCTGGCATTGTTTGGAGTGGTCGGTGGGCTGGTGGAATCGGTCTGCATGCCATTTTGTGATCAGGAGCCATTAGACGAGGAAATGATCAAGCTGATCACAGAGGAGAAAAAGAGGCAAATGCTGGAGCCAGAGATAATCACTGACGAGCCTGATGTTGTGGATGAGTTGCAAACGGAGATTGATGCTAAGAAGCCACTGGAAAGTCGTCAGAGGAGGGCGTCTATCAGGTCACATGCCTGTTGA